In the Salvia miltiorrhiza cultivar Shanhuang (shh) chromosome 8, IMPLAD_Smil_shh, whole genome shotgun sequence genome, aaaggCAAGTATGTTTTGTTGGAATGTTTATCTTGGACTACTCTCAAATGATTGTATTGCGAAGCAAGTAGCTGTTGTGGATGTTGTTCTGATAGACAGGATGCCTTTGTATTAGTTTTGATGATTTGTTTGTTGCAGGTAGTAAAGCTTTGACTAGTCTCtgcaaaaaatatttattttcccTAGCCTATGTTCTTGCTTATTTGTTAATGGAATTATTGGTTGTCATCAGATTGCCTCAGAAGGGCTCAAGCACCGTGTGGTCGAGGCGTCCTTGGCTGATCTTCAAGGTGATGAGGATCACGCATACAGAAAGATTCGCTTGAGAGTTGAAGATGTTCAAGGAAAAAATGTTCTCACCAACTTCTGGGTATGCATAAGTTCAAAATTCTTACTTGATTTTTGTTTTGAGTCCATTGTTGATCTTAAATGTCTGCTTTTCACTTGTGTAAATTGTAGGGTATGGACTTCACCACTGACAAGTTGAGATCACTTGTCAGAAAAAGGCAATCACTCATTGAGGCTCACATTGATGTGAAGACAACCGATGCCTACACTTTGAGGATGTTCTGTATTGCCTTCACGAAGAAGCGTGTGAACCAGCAGAAGGTTACATGTTATGCAAAGACCAGCCAAGTTCGCCAGGTGAATACCTTCAATATTTTCAAATCCTGCTATTATAGTTTTATTGGACTATATGATATCCATAATTTTCATATCATGAACCATCAATAGATTATCAAtcttttgtatttatattcttGTATATTTTGTAGATTCGGAGGAAGATGCGGGAGATCATGGTTAACCAGGCCCAATCCTGCAGCCTGAAGGAGTTGGTGCAGAAATTCATTCCCGAGTCAATTGGGAAGGAAATTGAGAAGGCAACTTCAAGCATCTACCCCTTGCAGAATGTTTATATTAGAAAAGTTAAAATATTGAAAGCACCCAAATTTGACCTCGGCAAGTTAATGGAGGtaagttctttttttttcctttctatcATGTACGTTTTTACTTGTATTATATTAAGCCTAAACCATATTCTATTGAATGTAATTTAACCGCATACAGCCTCCCTGTTTCACATAGCTGAACTGAGGACTTTTGACTTTGCTCCTGAAATATATAATCTTCCTGGTTCTTTGAAATGTCTTGGTTTTTTTTGATAGTTTTGAAAGAGTTGAATATGAT is a window encoding:
- the LOC131001147 gene encoding 40S ribosomal protein S3a-like; the protein is MAVGKNKRISKGKKGGKKKAVDPFAKKEWYDIKAPSVFSNKNVGKTLITRTQGTKIASEGLKHRVVEASLADLQGDEDHAYRKIRLRVEDVQGKNVLTNFWGMDFTTDKLRSLVRKRQSLIEAHIDVKTTDAYTLRMFCIAFTKKRVNQQKVTCYAKTSQVRQIRRKMREIMVNQAQSCSLKELVQKFIPESIGKEIEKATSSIYPLQNVYIRKVKILKAPKFDLGKLMEVHGDYTEDLGAKLDRPVEEPVAEPTEVVGA